The following are encoded in a window of Kogia breviceps isolate mKogBre1 chromosome 12, mKogBre1 haplotype 1, whole genome shotgun sequence genomic DNA:
- the NDUFA12 gene encoding NADH dehydrogenase [ubiquinone] 1 alpha subcomplex subunit 12: MELLQVLKRGLQQVSGHGGLRGYLRVFFRANDVRVGTLVGEDKYGNKYYEDNKQFFGRHRWVIYTTEMNGKNTFWDVDGSMVPPEWHCWLHSMTDDPPTTKPPTARKFIWTNHKFNVSGTPQQYVPYSTTRKKIQEWVPPSTPYK, translated from the exons ATGGAGTTGCTGCAGGTCCTGAAGCGCGGGCTGCAGCAGGTCAGCGGCCACGGAGGCCTCCGCGGCTATTTACGAGTTTTCTTCAG GGCAAATGATGTGAGGGTTGGCACATTAGTGGGGGAAGACAAATATGGAAACAAATACTATGAAGACAACAAGCAGTTTTTTG GCCGTCACCGATGGGTTATATATACTACTGAAATGAATGGCAAAAACACATTCTGGGATGTGGATGGAAGCATGGTACCCCCTGAATG GCATTGTTGGCTTCACTCTATGACTGATGATCCTCCAACAACAAAACCACCTACTGCTCGTAAATTCATTTGGACAAACCATAAATTCAACGTGAGTGGCACTCCACAACAATACGTACCTTATTCCACCACTAGAAAGAAGATTCAGGAGTGGGTACCACCTTCAACACCTTACAAGTAA